A single Bacillus sp. (in: firmicutes) DNA region contains:
- a CDS encoding aldehyde dehydrogenase, with the protein MLEEVKVISSVKSINCLHFINGEYVSSLNNKTFENINPATEEVLGTVAEGGKEEVDLAVRAARRALNGPWKNTTVQERSKILRRIGDLILERQEELAYLESLDTGKPVSLANKIDIPRAAYNFHFYADYIVGVNTDANEQDDVALHYTLRRPVGVVGIIKPWNLPLLLLTWKLAPCLAMGNTCVIKPAEWTPMTATVLMEIMKEAGLPDGVANLVHGFGPNSAGGAISEHPDIDAISFIGEPGTGAAIMRSAAQNLKKLSFELGGKNPNIIFADADLDDCIETTIRSSFVNQGEVCLCGSRIYVERPIYNEFIDRFVAKTKELNVGDPLKEETTTGALVSKEHYDRVFSYIDSAKADGANILTGGKRPEGLEKGYYLEPTIITGLHDDARCVREEIFGPVVTVMPFDSEDEVITKANDTHYGLAATVWTSNVKRAVRVTRNLEAGVIWVNTWFLRDLRTPFGGMKHSGIGRTGGMHSIDFYSDFSNVTLKY; encoded by the coding sequence ATGCTTGAAGAAGTTAAAGTAATCTCATCTGTGAAGTCTATTAATTGTTTACATTTTATTAACGGAGAATATGTTTCATCATTGAACAACAAAACATTTGAAAATATTAATCCTGCAACTGAAGAAGTACTAGGCACGGTTGCAGAAGGTGGAAAAGAAGAGGTAGATTTAGCCGTTCGCGCAGCAAGAAGAGCATTAAATGGCCCGTGGAAAAATACAACAGTTCAAGAGCGATCAAAAATTTTACGCCGTATCGGTGATTTAATTTTAGAAAGACAAGAGGAACTAGCTTATTTGGAATCATTGGATACAGGCAAGCCTGTTTCATTAGCAAATAAAATTGATATTCCGCGCGCGGCTTATAACTTTCATTTTTATGCTGACTATATCGTCGGTGTTAATACAGATGCAAATGAGCAGGATGATGTTGCCTTACATTACACGCTGCGCCGTCCGGTCGGGGTTGTAGGGATTATTAAACCATGGAATTTGCCTTTATTATTACTAACTTGGAAACTAGCGCCATGTTTAGCAATGGGCAATACATGTGTCATCAAGCCAGCAGAATGGACACCAATGACAGCAACAGTGTTAATGGAAATTATGAAAGAAGCGGGATTACCTGATGGTGTGGCCAACCTTGTTCATGGTTTTGGACCGAATTCTGCCGGCGGAGCGATTTCAGAGCATCCTGATATCGATGCGATTTCTTTTATTGGCGAGCCTGGCACTGGGGCAGCGATTATGAGATCAGCAGCGCAAAATTTGAAAAAGCTGTCATTTGAATTAGGGGGCAAAAATCCAAATATCATTTTTGCTGATGCCGATTTAGATGATTGTATTGAAACAACGATTCGCTCAAGTTTTGTTAACCAAGGAGAAGTATGTCTTTGTGGCTCAAGAATTTATGTAGAAAGACCAATTTACAATGAATTTATTGATAGATTTGTTGCGAAGACGAAAGAATTGAACGTTGGCGATCCGTTAAAAGAGGAAACAACGACTGGGGCACTCGTTAGCAAAGAGCATTATGACAGAGTGTTTAGCTATATTGATAGTGCGAAAGCCGATGGTGCAAATATTTTAACAGGTGGAAAGCGTCCGGAAGGATTAGAAAAAGGCTATTATCTAGAGCCGACAATTATTACTGGTTTACATGATGATGCGCGTTGTGTGCGCGAAGAAATTTTTGGCCCGGTCGTTACGGTCATGCCTTTTGATTCAGAAGATGAAGTAATTACGAAAGCAAATGATACACATTACGGCCTTGCGGCAACTGTTTGGACTAGTAATGTAAAACGTGCTGTTCGCGTTACTCGTAATCTTGAGGCGGGTGTAATCTGGGTAAATACTTGGTTCTTACGCGACTTACGAACACCATTTGGCGGTATGAAGCATAGCGGCATCGGTAGAACTGGTGGAATGCATAGTATTGATTTCTATTCTGACTTTTCAAATGTAACGTTAAAATATTAA
- a CDS encoding IclR family transcriptional regulator has protein sequence MTTNKRNDKEPKDNLLSSVKNALLILKSFSMDEPEKKISDLAASLGLNKSTVSRTMATLASEGFVYKDPETKKYRLGMTIISLSGIINNNMDVYRESQPILNKLVQDIDETAHIAILDHTDVIYIQKVECNHYVRALTHVGRRNPAHCTSSGKVLLAHADESTVETVIQSGLKKYTETTITDADQFREHLNRIKEDGFAHSIGEFNEGVNSVAAPIYDYTGRVIAALTVVGPVQRIQQNKIRPLSKKVIEASMEISDRMGYWK, from the coding sequence GTGACAACAAATAAAAGGAATGATAAAGAGCCTAAAGATAATTTGCTTTCTTCTGTAAAAAACGCACTACTAATCTTAAAAAGCTTTTCAATGGATGAGCCTGAGAAAAAAATTAGTGATCTCGCCGCATCACTTGGATTAAATAAAAGCACAGTAAGCCGCACAATGGCAACTCTAGCAAGTGAAGGATTTGTTTATAAAGACCCAGAAACAAAAAAATATCGCTTAGGAATGACGATTATTTCTTTAAGTGGCATCATCAATAATAATATGGATGTATATCGTGAATCACAGCCGATTTTAAACAAACTTGTTCAGGACATTGATGAAACAGCCCATATCGCTATTCTTGATCATACCGATGTGATTTACATTCAAAAAGTTGAATGCAACCACTACGTAAGAGCTTTGACCCATGTTGGTAGAAGAAACCCTGCTCATTGTACTAGTTCAGGCAAAGTACTGTTAGCCCATGCAGACGAAAGCACTGTTGAGACGGTTATTCAATCAGGCCTTAAAAAGTATACAGAAACAACGATTACCGATGCTGATCAATTTAGAGAACATTTAAATAGAATAAAAGAGGATGGATTTGCCCATAGTATTGGCGAATTTAATGAAGGAGTAAATTCTGTTGCCGCACCGATTTACGACTATACTGGTAGAGTGATTGCCGCTCTAACTGTCGTCGGTCCGGTGCAGCGAATTCAACAAAATAAAATACGGCCATTATCTAAAAAAGTTATTGAAGCAAGTATGGAAATCTCTGATCGAATGGGATATTGGAAATAA
- a CDS encoding heme-binding protein: MKLIEKYSIPNELAKQMIEAAENKAKEMGIAVNITIVDDGGNLVCFSRMDNAPLLSVGISQNKAYTAIAFGKPTGDWYPMIKDEPALLTGIVHTPNLVIFGGGFPIKVDGKMIGGIGVSGGSAEEDEKCCEAAIKVVEQFV; encoded by the coding sequence ATGAAACTAATTGAAAAGTATTCTATTCCTAATGAGCTTGCAAAACAAATGATTGAGGCAGCAGAGAATAAGGCAAAGGAAATGGGGATTGCCGTTAATATTACAATTGTAGATGATGGTGGAAATTTAGTCTGTTTCTCAAGAATGGACAATGCACCACTATTAAGCGTTGGAATTTCGCAAAATAAAGCTTATACGGCGATTGCTTTTGGCAAACCGACTGGCGATTGGTATCCAATGATTAAGGATGAACCTGCTCTTTTAACAGGGATTGTACATACTCCTAATCTTGTTATTTTTGGCGGCGGTTTTCCTATAAAAGTGGATGGGAAAATGATTGGTGGCATTGGTGTAAGCGGTGGAAGTGCAGAAGAAGATGAGAAATGCTGTGAAGCAGCAATCAAAGTTGTTGAACAATTCGTTTAA
- a CDS encoding 4-oxalocrotonate tautomerase, whose protein sequence is MPLIQINIIEGRSPEMKEELIKEVTKTVSRTLDAPIETVRVLINEMPPEHWGIAGESVKKKRSKVN, encoded by the coding sequence ATGCCGCTTATTCAGATTAATATTATCGAAGGACGCTCACCAGAAATGAAGGAAGAGCTAATTAAAGAAGTTACAAAAACAGTTAGTAGAACGTTAGACGCACCGATTGAAACCGTGCGCGTGCTTATTAATGAGATGCCGCCGGAACATTGGGGAATTGCTGGTGAATCGGTAAAGAAGAAACGTTCAAAAGTAAATTAG
- the pyc gene encoding pyruvate carboxylase produces MAERKIKKVLVANRGEIAIRVFRACTELGIRTVAIYSKEDSGSYHRYKADEAYLVGEDKNAIDAYLDIEGILEIAKANNVDAIHPGYGFLSENAQFRKRSAEEGIIFIGPEYEHLEMFGDKVKARHQAIKANIPVIPGSDGPVQTIDEVKLFAKEQGFPFIIKAALGGGGRGMRIVRSEAELIESYERAKSEAKASFGNDEVYVEKFIENPKHIEVQILGDKYGNIVHLYERDCSVQRRHQKVVEVAPSISLPHDLRERICEAAVRLMEKVNYVNAGTVEFLVTKDQYYFIEVNPRVQVEHTITEMITGIDIVQSQILIAEGHPLDSKEIGIPNQTFIKTHGYAIQSRVTTEDPENNFMPDTGKITAYRSGGGFGVRLDAGNSFAGAVITPFYDSLLVKISTHALTFEKAAAKMHRNLKEFRIRGIKTNIPFLENVITHEKFLTGQYNTNFIDETRELFIFPERKDRGTKMLSYIGHTVVNGYPGIGKEKKPLIKNPRMPKVKISEPFPNGTKQILDKEGPEGVVSWLKNQKEVLLTDTTFRDAHQSLLATRIRTNDLKHIAEPTARLLPNLFSVEMWGGATFDVAYRFLKEDPWVRLQVLREKMPNVLFQMLLRASNAVGYKNYPDNVIKQFVNKSAENGIDVFRIFDSLNWVQGMTLAIDAVRDSRKIAEAAICYTGDIEDSSRTKYNLEYYKKMAKELENAGAHILGIKDMAGLLKPQAAYTLISTLKETVDMPIHLHTHDTSGNGIYTYIKAIEAGVDIVDVAVSSMAGLTSQPSANTLYYALQNQKRQPKVDIQSLEKLAHYWEDVRHYYKAFESGMMAPHTEVYNHEMPGGQYSNLQQQAKAVGLESEWDHVKEMYRIVNDMFGDVVKVTPSSKVVGDMALFMVQNKLTKQDVMERGETLDFPDSVVEFFQGYLGQPYEGFPKELQKIILKGREAIAVRPGELLEAVDFDALEKELQETLEREATDLEVMSYSLYPKVFEEYQQFYNKYSDVSVLDTLTFFYGLRLGEEIEVEIEQGKTLIVKLVSVSQTQHDGTKVVYFELNGQPREVIVHDESVKATIALKRKAEKKNPHHIGASMPGTVVKVLVEKGEKVKKGDHLLITEAMKMETTVQAPFDGIVLNIHVKSGEAVQADDLLLELE; encoded by the coding sequence ATGGCTGAAAGAAAAATTAAAAAAGTACTTGTGGCGAATAGAGGAGAAATTGCAATCCGCGTCTTTCGGGCTTGCACCGAGCTTGGAATTCGCACTGTTGCCATTTATTCGAAAGAAGATAGCGGTTCCTATCATCGCTATAAAGCGGATGAAGCTTATTTAGTAGGCGAGGATAAAAATGCGATTGACGCTTATTTAGATATCGAAGGCATTCTCGAAATCGCAAAAGCAAACAATGTTGATGCCATTCACCCTGGCTATGGCTTTCTGTCAGAAAACGCCCAATTCAGAAAGCGCTCTGCAGAGGAAGGGATTATTTTTATCGGACCAGAATACGAACATTTAGAAATGTTTGGAGATAAGGTGAAGGCTCGACATCAAGCGATCAAAGCAAATATTCCTGTTATTCCTGGCTCTGATGGCCCTGTTCAAACGATTGATGAAGTAAAATTATTTGCTAAAGAGCAGGGCTTTCCTTTTATCATTAAAGCTGCACTTGGCGGTGGTGGCCGCGGTATGCGCATTGTCCGCAGTGAAGCTGAACTTATTGAAAGCTATGAACGCGCAAAATCCGAAGCAAAAGCCTCCTTCGGCAATGACGAAGTATATGTTGAAAAATTTATTGAGAATCCAAAACATATTGAAGTGCAAATTCTTGGTGACAAGTATGGAAATATTGTTCATTTATATGAACGTGATTGTTCGGTCCAGCGTCGCCACCAAAAAGTAGTTGAAGTAGCGCCAAGCATATCTCTTCCCCATGATTTGCGGGAACGAATTTGCGAAGCTGCTGTTCGTCTAATGGAAAAAGTAAACTATGTTAATGCTGGTACAGTTGAATTTCTCGTTACGAAAGATCAATATTACTTTATTGAAGTAAATCCAAGGGTACAAGTTGAACATACGATTACAGAAATGATTACGGGCATTGATATTGTACAATCACAAATTTTAATTGCCGAAGGGCATCCGTTAGATAGTAAAGAAATCGGCATTCCTAACCAAACATTTATAAAAACGCATGGCTATGCAATTCAATCACGGGTAACAACAGAAGACCCAGAAAACAATTTTATGCCTGATACCGGAAAAATCACTGCCTATCGTTCAGGCGGTGGCTTCGGTGTTCGCTTAGATGCTGGGAACTCATTTGCCGGTGCTGTCATCACACCGTTTTATGATAGTTTACTCGTAAAAATCTCAACACATGCGCTCACATTTGAAAAAGCAGCAGCAAAAATGCACCGTAATTTAAAAGAGTTCAGAATTCGCGGTATTAAAACGAACATACCTTTTTTAGAAAATGTCATTACACATGAAAAGTTTCTAACAGGCCAATATAATACGAACTTCATCGATGAAACACGAGAGCTTTTCATCTTTCCAGAGCGAAAAGATCGCGGCACAAAAATGCTAAGCTATATTGGTCATACAGTTGTCAATGGTTATCCTGGTATTGGCAAAGAAAAGAAACCACTTATAAAAAATCCAAGAATGCCAAAAGTAAAAATATCAGAACCATTTCCAAATGGAACGAAACAAATCCTTGATAAAGAAGGTCCAGAAGGTGTTGTAAGCTGGCTTAAAAATCAAAAGGAAGTATTATTAACCGACACAACGTTTAGAGATGCCCATCAATCATTATTGGCTACTCGTATTCGTACAAATGATTTGAAGCATATTGCTGAGCCAACAGCAAGACTCCTACCTAACCTTTTTTCAGTGGAAATGTGGGGCGGCGCCACATTTGACGTTGCTTATCGTTTCTTAAAAGAAGACCCTTGGGTAAGGCTGCAAGTTTTACGAGAAAAAATGCCAAATGTGTTATTCCAAATGCTGTTGCGCGCTTCCAATGCCGTCGGCTATAAAAACTACCCTGATAACGTCATTAAACAATTTGTAAACAAATCAGCGGAAAACGGGATTGATGTATTCCGCATTTTTGACAGCTTAAACTGGGTCCAAGGTATGACATTGGCAATTGATGCTGTCAGAGATTCCAGAAAAATTGCTGAGGCGGCCATTTGTTACACAGGTGATATTGAGGATAGCAGTCGAACAAAATACAATCTAGAGTATTACAAAAAGATGGCAAAGGAATTAGAAAACGCTGGGGCACATATATTAGGAATAAAAGATATGGCTGGATTATTAAAGCCACAAGCGGCCTATACGTTAATTTCAACGTTAAAAGAGACAGTTGATATGCCAATTCATCTGCACACCCATGATACTAGCGGCAATGGCATCTACACGTATATAAAAGCGATTGAAGCCGGTGTCGATATTGTTGATGTCGCTGTAAGTTCGATGGCTGGCTTAACTTCACAGCCAAGTGCAAATACGCTCTACTATGCTTTACAAAATCAAAAACGCCAACCAAAGGTTGATATTCAATCACTTGAAAAATTAGCGCATTATTGGGAAGATGTTCGCCATTACTACAAAGCGTTTGAATCTGGGATGATGGCCCCGCATACAGAGGTTTATAATCATGAAATGCCTGGTGGTCAATACAGTAACCTACAACAACAGGCGAAAGCAGTTGGTCTTGAAAGCGAGTGGGATCATGTCAAGGAAATGTATCGAATTGTTAACGATATGTTTGGCGATGTTGTCAAGGTCACCCCTTCTTCTAAAGTTGTCGGTGATATGGCCTTATTCATGGTCCAAAATAAACTAACAAAACAGGATGTAATGGAACGCGGCGAAACACTTGATTTTCCTGATTCAGTCGTCGAATTTTTCCAAGGCTACTTAGGCCAGCCATATGAAGGCTTCCCTAAAGAATTGCAAAAGATAATCTTAAAAGGACGCGAGGCGATTGCTGTTAGACCAGGGGAATTACTTGAAGCAGTTGACTTTGATGCTTTAGAGAAAGAACTACAGGAAACACTTGAGCGTGAAGCGACTGACTTGGAAGTTATGAGCTATTCATTATATCCTAAAGTATTTGAGGAATATCAACAGTTCTACAACAAATATAGCGATGTGTCTGTTCTTGATACATTAACATTCTTCTATGGCTTGCGTCTTGGTGAAGAAATCGAAGTTGAAATCGAACAAGGAAAAACATTAATCGTTAAACTAGTATCTGTCAGCCAAACTCAGCATGATGGCACAAAGGTTGTCTATTTTGAATTAAATGGACAGCCGCGCGAAGTCATCGTTCATGATGAAAGTGTAAAAGCAACTATCGCTCTAAAAAGAAAAGCAGAAAAGAAAAACCCTCATCATATCGGTGCCTCCATGCCTGGCACGGTCGTTAAAGTGTTAGTTGAAAAAGGCGAAAAAGTTAAAAAAGGTGATCACTTACTAATCACAGAAGCGATGAAAATGGAGACAACTGTACAAGCGCCGTTTGATGGTATAGTGCTTAATATTCATGTTAAAAGCGGTGAAGCAGTACAGGCAGATGATTTGCTGCTTGAATTAGAATAG
- a CDS encoding 2Fe-2S iron-sulfur cluster binding domain-containing protein translates to MNMYKVVVKDKEISVKANETILNASIRQAGGIFVGCKGGGCGMCKIKVISGKTVDGISSKSVLPDEDHRAGYRLACQSKPVSNMVIEPCRERNKILR, encoded by the coding sequence ATGAATATGTATAAAGTAGTTGTGAAGGATAAAGAAATTTCTGTAAAAGCAAATGAAACCATTTTAAATGCGTCAATCCGCCAAGCAGGAGGAATTTTTGTAGGATGTAAAGGCGGAGGCTGCGGGATGTGCAAAATAAAAGTTATATCCGGTAAAACAGTAGATGGGATTTCTTCGAAATCTGTTTTGCCTGATGAAGATCATAGAGCAGGATATCGTCTTGCTTGTCAAAGCAAGCCAGTATCTAACATGGTTATTGAGCCATGTCGGGAGAGGAATAAAATACTTAGATAG
- a CDS encoding catechol 2,3-dioxygenase, which translates to MAIMRLGRVEVRCPNWEKSIEYYKNVIGLIETGRDDERVYLKAWDEHDHHSVILKKDDSAGLEHMAFKCEFASDLDLYEEKLNNYGITTERVSAGTRLAEGEAVRFILPTGQTMELYHDIEVVGNGLSLVNPDPWPDGLVGIHPTRLDHLLIAGDDVEGAVKIFLEIFDFHVSEQLVAGENNDQTIAKWLFKTNTAHDIAIIKGPHNGLHHFAFWLDEWVELRNAADIMAKNDVMIDAGPTRHGITRGTTIYFFDPSGNRNEVFCGGYITYPDSPTITWTEDTIGKAIFYFERELNERFTSVFS; encoded by the coding sequence ATGGCGATTATGCGTTTAGGAAGAGTTGAAGTTCGTTGTCCAAACTGGGAGAAATCAATTGAATACTATAAAAATGTCATTGGTTTAATTGAAACAGGCCGTGACGATGAGAGGGTTTATTTAAAAGCCTGGGATGAGCATGATCATCATAGTGTGATTTTGAAAAAAGACGATTCGGCAGGCTTAGAGCATATGGCCTTTAAATGTGAATTTGCTTCAGATTTAGACCTTTATGAAGAAAAATTAAATAACTATGGGATTACAACGGAGCGTGTGTCTGCAGGAACACGTTTAGCTGAAGGGGAAGCTGTACGATTTATCTTGCCGACAGGACAAACGATGGAATTGTATCACGACATTGAAGTAGTTGGTAATGGGTTATCGCTTGTTAATCCTGATCCATGGCCAGATGGATTAGTAGGAATACACCCTACACGTTTAGACCATCTTTTAATTGCAGGTGATGATGTTGAGGGAGCTGTGAAAATCTTCTTAGAAATTTTTGATTTCCATGTTAGTGAGCAATTAGTGGCTGGCGAAAATAATGACCAAACGATTGCTAAATGGTTGTTCAAAACAAACACAGCGCATGATATCGCAATCATTAAAGGACCTCACAATGGCCTTCATCATTTTGCCTTCTGGTTAGATGAATGGGTTGAGTTAAGAAATGCCGCTGATATTATGGCGAAAAACGATGTAATGATTGATGCTGGCCCAACACGCCATGGTATTACAAGGGGAACAACAATCTACTTCTTTGACCCATCAGGTAATCGTAATGAAGTATTCTGCGGAGGCTACATCACATATCCTGATTCTCCGACAATAACTTGGACAGAAGATACAATCGGAAAGGCTATCTTCTACTTTGAAAGAGAATTAAATGAAAGATTTACTTCTGTTTTCTCATAA
- a CDS encoding 2Fe-2S iron-sulfur cluster binding domain-containing protein yields the protein MNKTSVETYEVTLEPSGNQIQVKEGQTVLDALIRNGIQTPYGCRHGSCSACKARVLEGNYEIMGRVSEYSLLSFERDDGMILLCSTLAESDLVIEIEEEEEDGITFYPVVDFEAAIIKNEQVTPDIHIIELELVNPTTVPYAAGQFFECQVQSETEVRAYSAATKCNDNNKLQFHVKRIPNGIGSNYMCDLKVGATVKASGPYGKMQLRNRDKSLVFVAGGSGMAPIKALLEELFSQPFEHEAWFFYGARTEEDLFLVETWLELERKYPNFHFIPALSNLSDDTDWKGERGFIADVIRKTMDSCSGMDAYLCGPPIMCETVTDALYEKGLRGNHIYLDEF from the coding sequence ATGAATAAGACATCTGTTGAAACATATGAGGTCACTCTTGAACCTAGCGGCAATCAAATCCAAGTCAAAGAAGGGCAAACGGTTTTAGATGCCTTGATTCGCAATGGCATCCAAACGCCGTATGGTTGCCGTCATGGCAGCTGCAGCGCTTGTAAAGCTAGAGTGCTAGAAGGAAACTATGAAATTATGGGGAGAGTATCTGAATACTCTCTTCTCTCCTTTGAAAGAGATGATGGCATGATTCTCCTTTGCAGCACGCTTGCGGAAAGTGACCTTGTAATCGAAATCGAAGAAGAAGAGGAAGATGGTATTACATTTTATCCTGTTGTTGATTTCGAGGCAGCTATTATAAAAAACGAACAAGTAACACCAGATATCCACATCATTGAATTAGAGCTAGTAAATCCAACGACAGTTCCATATGCGGCTGGACAGTTTTTTGAATGCCAAGTTCAAAGTGAAACAGAAGTTAGGGCTTACTCGGCTGCCACAAAGTGCAATGACAATAACAAACTCCAGTTTCATGTAAAAAGAATACCGAATGGGATTGGTTCTAACTATATGTGTGACTTGAAGGTTGGGGCAACCGTAAAGGCTTCAGGACCCTATGGAAAAATGCAGCTGCGTAATCGGGATAAGAGTCTAGTGTTTGTTGCCGGTGGCTCAGGTATGGCGCCTATTAAGGCTTTGCTAGAGGAATTATTTTCACAGCCGTTTGAACATGAGGCATGGTTTTTCTATGGTGCTAGAACAGAGGAAGATTTATTTTTAGTTGAGACTTGGCTTGAGTTAGAACGGAAATATCCGAATTTTCATTTCATCCCGGCGTTATCAAACCTTTCAGACGATACAGACTGGAAGGGAGAGAGAGGATTTATTGCTGATGTAATCAGGAAGACAATGGATTCATGCAGCGGAATGGATGCCTATCTGTGCGGGCCACCGATTATGTGTGAAACTGTAACAGATGCGCTGTATGAAAAAGGTTTGCGCGGTAATCATATTTATTTAGATGAATTTTAA
- a CDS encoding toluene hydroxylase, which yields MTVKLSSKDQYKYLTRDLMWEPKDFDMKKVYPLIEKEGIIIKDPKKWEDPFRMTYNQYVKIQSEKDSIYHSVVNAFEANHGHAKVVDARWYEGVKAFAVAVQPAEYQAHRLMAYIGRNIPIEAIRFATFAQAIDELRHAQIEIKHYAHMSKYYDGLHSYAKTNENHWFNTVPKSFFEDALSAGPFEALMAISFSFEYCFTNILFLPFASSAAAVGDEHFAATGKTVQSDESRHMALGMAALKMLLEEDDRNVPIVQKWLDKWYWRAYRLFSVVSVIVDYYPRIRPISWKKAFEIYIEEQVFNGLFKDLRKYGIRLPLHAEDSIKEKEHYSHATMRILDHYKHANVFRTFKLQPDDYEWLSNEYPDTFDKYYASYYRRQGDHALAVTSPGIPSVCKVCQIPLEFVNPDKPTQQWTQYSEYNGEIHMTCSPGCKHLFEFEPQKYMQMWWPAEAYVSGEFGENVPMDLFKYLAFSPEEAGEHYSSRDRLRWLQYRQALNFDKRFN from the coding sequence TTGACAGTTAAATTAAGTTCGAAAGATCAATATAAATATTTAACGAGAGATTTAATGTGGGAACCGAAAGATTTTGATATGAAAAAAGTATATCCATTGATTGAAAAAGAAGGGATCATTATAAAAGATCCTAAAAAATGGGAAGATCCTTTCCGGATGACCTACAATCAATATGTAAAAATTCAATCAGAGAAGGATTCAATCTATCATTCGGTCGTTAACGCCTTTGAAGCGAATCATGGTCATGCAAAAGTAGTCGATGCTCGCTGGTATGAAGGGGTAAAAGCGTTTGCTGTCGCTGTTCAGCCTGCTGAATATCAAGCACACCGCTTAATGGCTTATATCGGAAGAAATATACCGATTGAAGCGATTCGTTTTGCTACCTTTGCCCAAGCCATTGACGAACTTCGCCATGCCCAAATTGAAATTAAACATTATGCCCATATGAGTAAATATTACGACGGTTTACATTCCTATGCTAAGACAAATGAAAACCATTGGTTTAACACGGTTCCTAAGTCATTTTTCGAGGATGCATTAAGTGCGGGGCCATTTGAAGCGTTGATGGCTATTTCCTTTTCATTTGAATATTGCTTTACAAATATTCTGTTCCTGCCGTTTGCTTCCTCAGCTGCTGCTGTTGGGGATGAGCATTTCGCGGCGACAGGAAAAACAGTGCAATCCGATGAATCAAGGCATATGGCACTCGGGATGGCAGCATTAAAAATGCTTTTAGAAGAAGATGACCGTAATGTACCGATTGTCCAAAAATGGTTAGATAAATGGTATTGGAGAGCCTATCGATTGTTTTCAGTAGTATCAGTTATCGTCGATTACTATCCACGCATTCGCCCGATTTCTTGGAAAAAAGCTTTTGAAATCTATATTGAAGAACAAGTATTTAATGGCTTATTTAAAGATTTAAGAAAATATGGTATTCGTTTACCATTGCATGCAGAAGACAGCATAAAGGAAAAAGAGCATTATTCCCATGCTACAATGAGAATTTTGGACCATTATAAACATGCAAACGTCTTTAGAACCTTCAAACTACAGCCAGATGATTATGAATGGTTATCAAATGAGTATCCAGATACATTTGATAAATATTATGCTTCTTATTACAGACGCCAAGGTGACCATGCCTTAGCTGTTACGAGCCCTGGCATACCGTCAGTATGTAAAGTATGTCAAATTCCGTTAGAATTTGTTAACCCAGATAAGCCAACACAGCAGTGGACACAGTATAGTGAGTATAATGGTGAAATTCATATGACATGCTCACCAGGCTGTAAACATTTATTTGAATTTGAACCACAAAAGTATATGCAAATGTGGTGGCCTGCGGAAGCCTATGTAAGTGGTGAATTTGGAGAAAATGTTCCAATGGATCTTTTTAAATATTTAGCATTTAGTCCTGAAGAAGCAGGAGAGCATTATTCATCTAGAGACAGGTTGCGTTGGCTGCAATATCGTCAAGCACTGAATTTTGATAAGAGATTTAATTAA
- a CDS encoding monooxygenase encodes MSIDTVRYVGIDLDTSGGDVIKAIIAAAKDDNAGVEVDNFSTFVKLKAPNELIIKRCNVEEYLGRDWAMDELHIYMASYFGFMEEMDEEQLVIRWNSVE; translated from the coding sequence ATGTCTATCGATACAGTTCGATATGTTGGGATTGATTTAGATACTAGCGGCGGCGATGTAATCAAAGCGATTATTGCCGCTGCCAAGGATGATAATGCTGGCGTGGAAGTAGATAATTTTTCTACATTTGTTAAACTAAAGGCTCCGAACGAGCTAATCATAAAACGCTGTAATGTGGAAGAATATCTTGGCAGAGATTGGGCTATGGATGAACTCCACATTTATATGGCATCTTATTTTGGTTTTATGGAAGAAATGGATGAAGAACAGCTAGTCATTCGCTGGAATAGCGTCGAATAA